A window from bacterium encodes these proteins:
- a CDS encoding S-(hydroxymethyl)glutathione dehydrogenase/class III alcohol dehydrogenase, whose amino-acid sequence MKVRAAVAREAGKPLTIEEVELDGPKAGEVLVEIKATGVCHTDAYTLSGRDPEGLFPSILGHEGAGVVVEVGKGVSSVAAGDHVIPLYTPECRQCKTCLSGKSNLCTAIRATQGQGLMPDGTSRFSSGGEALYHYMGTSTFSNYTVLPEIALAKIRKDAPFEKVCYIGCGVTTGVGAVVNTARVEAGANCVVFGLGGIGLNVLQALRMVGADRIVGVDTNPDKRALAERFGMTDFVNPAEVDDLVPHLVELTGGGADYSFECIGNVNVMRQALECCHRGWGESIVIGVAGAGEEIATRPFQLVTGRVWKGCAFGGAKSRRDVPKIVDWYMEGKINIDDLITHVLPLEKINDAFELMHAGESIRTVVGFDS is encoded by the coding sequence ATGAAGGTGCGCGCCGCAGTAGCCCGGGAGGCCGGCAAGCCGCTCACGATCGAAGAGGTGGAGCTGGACGGGCCGAAGGCCGGCGAGGTCCTGGTCGAGATCAAGGCCACCGGCGTCTGCCACACGGATGCCTACACCCTCTCGGGCCGGGATCCGGAGGGTCTCTTTCCCAGCATCCTCGGCCACGAGGGAGCCGGCGTCGTCGTCGAAGTGGGGAAGGGCGTCTCCAGCGTTGCGGCCGGAGACCATGTGATCCCGCTGTACACGCCGGAGTGTCGCCAGTGCAAGACCTGTCTTTCCGGCAAGAGCAATCTATGCACCGCGATCCGTGCGACCCAGGGCCAGGGGCTGATGCCCGACGGCACGAGCCGTTTCTCCTCGGGCGGAGAGGCGCTCTATCACTACATGGGAACGTCGACCTTCTCGAACTACACGGTCTTGCCTGAGATTGCGTTGGCAAAGATCCGCAAGGACGCTCCCTTCGAGAAGGTCTGCTACATCGGCTGCGGCGTCACCACCGGGGTCGGTGCGGTGGTGAACACGGCACGGGTGGAAGCCGGTGCGAATTGCGTCGTGTTCGGGCTCGGCGGTATCGGCCTGAACGTTCTCCAGGCTCTGCGGATGGTGGGTGCGGACCGTATCGTCGGCGTCGACACCAACCCGGACAAGCGCGCGCTGGCCGAGCGTTTCGGAATGACCGACTTCGTGAATCCCGCCGAAGTGGACGATCTGGTTCCCCACCTCGTAGAACTCACGGGTGGAGGCGCTGACTACAGCTTCGAGTGCATCGGCAATGTGAACGTGATGCGTCAGGCGCTGGAATGCTGCCACCGGGGATGGGGCGAGTCGATCGTCATCGGTGTCGCCGGGGCCGGTGAGGAAATCGCGACCCGACCCTTCCAACTGGTGACGGGACGCGTGTGGAAGGGCTGTGCCTTCGGCGGCGCCAAGAGCCGGAGGGACGTTCCGAAGATCGTGGACTGGTACATGGAAGGGAAGATCAACATCGATGACCTGATTACCCATGTGCTGCCGCTCGAGAAGATCAACGACGCTTTCGAGCTGATGCATGCCGGCGAATCCATTCGCACGGTGGTCGGTTTCGATTCCTGA